One genomic segment of Penaeus chinensis breed Huanghai No. 1 chromosome 24, ASM1920278v2, whole genome shotgun sequence includes these proteins:
- the LOC125038064 gene encoding uncharacterized protein LOC125038064: MWCCVNNTVSDGVACYDAVSEAVVWYNVVSDDMVWCQMVLCGVMWCHTVYMKQVDFHITLYKVNQRDLRPHSRRITHINSVSDGVVRYNVVSDGFVWYNVVSDGFVWYNVASDGFVWYNVVSDDMVWYDVLSYGFVWYNVVSDGFMWYDVVSDGFVWYDVVSYAFLWYNVVSDGFVWYDVVSYAFLGYNVVSDGFVWYNVVSDGFVWYDVVSYAFVWYNMVSDGFVWYNVVLNGVAQLNLWSRLTPSRVYLYLPIS; this comes from the exons atgtggtgttgtgtg AATAATACAGTGTCAGATGGCGTTGCGTGTTATGATGCAGTGTCAGAGGCTGTTGTGTGGTATAATGTGGTATCAGATGATATGGTGTGGTGTCAGATGGTGTTATGCGGTGTAATGTGGTGTCATACGGTTTATATG AAACAAGTCGACTTTCACATAACACTGTACAAAGTCAATCAACGTGATCTAAGACCACACAGTCGGCGCATTACACATATAAATTCAGTGTCAGATGGAGTCGTGCGGTATAATGTGGTGTCAGATGGTTTTGTGTGGTATAATGTGGTGTCAGATGGTTTTGTATGGTATAATGTGGCGTCAGATGGTTTTGTGTGGTATAATGTGGTGTCAGATGATATGGTGTGGTATGATGTGTTGTCATATGGTTTTGTGTGGTATAATGTGGTGTCAGATGGGTTTATGTGGTATGATGTGGTGTCAGATGGTTTTGTGTGGTATGATGTGGTGTCATATGCTTTTTTGTGGTATAATGTGGTGTCAGATGGTTTTGTGTGGTATGATGTGGTGTCATATGCTTTTTTGGGGTATAATGTGGTGTCAGATGGTTTTGTGTGGTATAATGTGGTGTCAGATGGTTTTGTGTGGTATGATGTGGTGTCATATGCTTTTGTGTGGTATAATATGGTGTCAGATGGTTTTGTGTGGTATAATGTGGTGTTGAATGGTGTTGCGCAGCTTAATCTCTGGAGCAGACTAACCCCATCCCGAGTGTATCTATATCTCCCCATCTCTTGA